In Mycobacterium sp. JS623, one genomic interval encodes:
- a CDS encoding LysR family transcriptional regulator ArgP, producing MADSWRTRHDSENRLGADQLAALAAVVEFGSFDAAAERLHVTPSAVSQRIKALEQRVGQVLVVREKPCKATAAGVPLVRLAAQTSLLESEALDALGRPDAQRLRAAIAVNADSMATWFTGVLGQLDHVLFDIRIEDQDHSARLLRDGTVMGAVTTERSSIPGCRVESLGVMRYVPVASPTYVERYLHGGFTSDAAALAPSLAWNRDDALQDVLLRKVFRRAISRPIHYVPTAEGFGAAVRAGVGWGMFPEQLAAPALADGSFVRTADSYLDVPLYWQCWKLNSVVMEAVTAAVRSSASDLRRARPPAQRRRHA from the coding sequence ATGGCGGATAGTTGGCGGACCCGCCACGACTCTGAGAATCGGTTAGGCGCCGACCAGCTTGCGGCGCTCGCGGCGGTAGTTGAGTTCGGCAGCTTCGATGCGGCTGCCGAGCGATTGCACGTGACACCGTCGGCGGTTAGTCAGCGGATCAAGGCGCTCGAACAACGAGTGGGCCAAGTCCTAGTTGTTCGCGAGAAGCCCTGCAAGGCAACGGCGGCCGGCGTTCCGCTGGTGCGACTGGCGGCCCAGACTTCGTTGCTGGAGTCAGAGGCGCTTGACGCGCTCGGCCGCCCAGATGCGCAACGATTGCGAGCGGCAATCGCGGTCAACGCTGACTCGATGGCGACGTGGTTCACTGGCGTGCTCGGTCAACTGGACCATGTCCTGTTTGACATACGAATTGAGGACCAGGACCACTCTGCCCGACTGTTGCGCGACGGCACGGTCATGGGGGCTGTGACCACTGAGCGATCGTCAATACCGGGGTGCCGAGTGGAATCCTTGGGCGTAATGCGTTATGTACCGGTGGCGAGTCCCACTTATGTCGAGCGCTACCTACATGGTGGTTTCACATCGGATGCCGCCGCTTTGGCTCCGTCGCTGGCATGGAATCGTGACGACGCGTTACAGGACGTGTTGCTGCGCAAGGTATTCCGCCGAGCAATCTCACGACCTATCCACTATGTGCCGACCGCCGAGGGGTTCGGCGCCGCGGTACGAGCCGGAGTCGGGTGGGGCATGTTTCCAGAGCAACTGGCTGCGCCGGCCCTAGCGGACGGTTCCTTCGTCCGGACCGCGGATTCATACCTCGACGTACCGCTGTATTGGCAGTGCTGGAAGTTGAATAGCGTGGTGATGGAGGCCGTCACGGCTGCGGTGAGGTCGTCTGCGTCAGACTTGCGCCGGGCCCGACCACCAGCACAACGCAGACGTCATGCGTGA
- a CDS encoding heme-binding protein: MFIRSLIGAGVIAGATLIGSAATAVADPPNCTAADLAGVMSGVNAAMSSYLFTHPDVNTFFTGLKGKSRDEMRTEITNYFNANPQAQDEIRAVRQPASDFRDRCNALMPDGPMG; the protein is encoded by the coding sequence ATGTTCATTCGCAGTTTGATCGGCGCCGGTGTGATCGCCGGCGCGACGCTCATCGGTTCCGCAGCGACCGCGGTGGCCGATCCGCCGAACTGTACGGCCGCCGACCTTGCGGGCGTGATGTCTGGCGTCAACGCTGCAATGTCGTCCTACCTGTTCACTCATCCTGACGTGAACACGTTCTTTACCGGCCTCAAGGGCAAGTCCAGGGATGAAATGCGAACGGAAATCACGAACTACTTCAACGCGAACCCTCAGGCGCAGGACGAGATACGCGCAGTCAGGCAGCCGGCGTCCGACTTCCGGGATCGCTGCAACGCGCTGATGCCCGACGGACCTATGGGCTAG
- a CDS encoding zf-HC2 domain-containing protein — MTSIDGRAGGGSQTGDPFAMWDAAYVLGALGAEDRRQFEQHLTHCTRCHDAVADVSGMPALLAMLEPHEVAALDEGAPELWQPRPELLTSLLAKVGRRRRRTRALSWSMAVAAAAATIIALIVGIHVGGTSPSAVPPATSASPLTMNPVAPNSITATVSLTRQAWGTDIDMSCTYPKEADNAGQRGDTLAMVIVGRDGSHTQLATWLAVPGVTARPNGNTPTPIDQISAVQIVAADSGEVLLQRPL; from the coding sequence ATGACGAGCATTGACGGGCGAGCTGGTGGAGGATCGCAAACGGGCGATCCATTCGCCATGTGGGACGCCGCCTACGTGCTCGGCGCATTGGGTGCCGAAGACCGACGTCAGTTCGAACAACATCTGACTCACTGCACTCGATGCCACGATGCCGTCGCTGACGTCAGCGGCATGCCTGCCTTGCTCGCAATGCTGGAGCCACACGAGGTCGCGGCCCTCGACGAGGGGGCCCCTGAGCTATGGCAGCCGCGGCCCGAACTGCTTACGTCGCTGTTGGCGAAGGTCGGCCGCCGACGGCGACGCACAAGGGCGCTGTCGTGGTCGATGGCCGTCGCAGCCGCCGCGGCGACAATCATCGCGTTGATCGTGGGAATCCATGTCGGAGGGACGTCACCATCCGCCGTCCCGCCCGCAACGTCGGCATCGCCACTGACCATGAATCCGGTGGCGCCAAACTCCATAACCGCGACGGTGAGCCTGACACGCCAGGCCTGGGGCACCGACATCGACATGAGCTGCACCTACCCGAAAGAAGCCGACAACGCCGGCCAGCGCGGGGACACGCTGGCAATGGTGATAGTCGGCCGCGACGGCAGCCATACCCAGCTGGCGACGTGGTTGGCGGTCCCGGGCGTTACCGCACGCCCCAACGGCAACACGCCGACACCCATCGACCAAATCTCTGCGGTGCAGATCGTGGCCGCTGATAGCGGCGAAGTGCTCTTGCAGCGCCCGCTGTGA
- a CDS encoding DUF1345 domain-containing protein encodes MSSRLLGADALAATRLAVAAVAGVAVALLVGLVIEVRYAPVAGWITASAAYLIWTWIAVGRMTSQQTASHATGEDPTRAATGTIMVVASIASLAGVGYVLLAASSHGGEAEAAAAVGIASVIAAWLIVHTVFTLRYARLYYLGPTGGIDFNQDEPPTYVDFAYLAFTIGMTYQVSDTDLQTRAIRATALRQALLSYVLGAVVLATTINLIAGLGTH; translated from the coding sequence ATGTCATCACGGTTGCTCGGGGCCGATGCACTTGCCGCCACTCGGTTAGCAGTGGCTGCGGTGGCCGGAGTGGCGGTTGCACTGCTGGTCGGTCTCGTCATCGAGGTGAGGTATGCGCCGGTAGCAGGCTGGATCACAGCTTCGGCGGCCTATCTGATTTGGACCTGGATTGCCGTCGGGCGAATGACATCTCAACAAACCGCGTCGCACGCGACGGGCGAAGACCCCACTCGAGCCGCCACGGGCACGATCATGGTCGTGGCGAGCATCGCGAGCCTGGCCGGCGTCGGCTATGTGTTGCTGGCTGCGTCCTCCCACGGCGGCGAAGCCGAGGCAGCGGCGGCCGTCGGGATCGCCAGTGTCATCGCGGCATGGCTGATCGTGCACACGGTATTCACGTTGCGCTATGCCCGGCTCTACTACCTAGGGCCCACCGGCGGGATCGATTTCAACCAGGACGAGCCGCCTACGTATGTCGACTTCGCTTATCTCGCCTTCACCATCGGCATGACTTACCAAGTCTCTGATACCGATCTGCAAACCCGCGCCATCCGCGCGACAGCCCTGCGCCAGGCGTTGCTGTCCTACGTGCTGGGCGCCGTGGTCCTGGCGACCACGATCAACTTGATCGCAGGACTGGGCACCCACTGA
- a CDS encoding magnesium and cobalt transport protein CorA has product MIVDCAHYLKGARQSDAPLPLEDAARFCLEGGFVWLGLFEPSSEEMERVRHAFSLHELAVEDARTFHLRPKIEDFEPNVKLVILRTARYDDESEEVEFGEISVFVGPNFVITVRQGVASELHAARMRLESHPELIELGTDSVLWAILDQVVRGYEPVVAGLEHDIEQVEGTVFAGDVAPTERIYLLRREVSNFYRAAHPLHAVLTAVQRGLHSAALVPYIRDVHDSLQLISEEVSAQRDLLATILQANIAVISVEQTRVSVQQSTTMERLTILATVFLPLTFITGFFGQNFDWLVGNITGLARFVEFGIGGLLIPLVLLWIWLRKARLADIGPPRPPQTAANPASTRPRLSPPES; this is encoded by the coding sequence ATGATTGTGGACTGCGCGCATTACCTCAAGGGCGCCCGGCAAAGCGATGCGCCGCTCCCATTGGAAGATGCCGCCAGATTCTGTCTAGAAGGCGGATTCGTGTGGCTCGGGCTGTTCGAGCCGAGCAGCGAAGAGATGGAGCGGGTCCGGCATGCTTTCTCGCTTCACGAGTTGGCCGTCGAGGATGCCCGGACCTTTCATCTGCGTCCGAAGATTGAGGACTTCGAACCCAACGTCAAACTGGTAATCCTGCGGACCGCGCGTTACGACGACGAGTCGGAAGAAGTCGAATTCGGCGAGATCAGCGTTTTTGTTGGCCCCAACTTCGTGATCACGGTGCGCCAAGGCGTCGCCAGCGAACTGCACGCGGCCCGGATGCGCCTCGAATCGCATCCCGAGTTGATCGAGCTGGGCACCGATTCGGTTTTGTGGGCGATTCTCGATCAGGTTGTGCGGGGGTATGAGCCGGTGGTTGCGGGACTCGAACACGACATCGAGCAAGTCGAGGGCACGGTGTTTGCCGGCGATGTCGCGCCGACCGAACGGATCTACCTGTTGCGTCGGGAGGTGAGCAATTTCTATCGCGCCGCCCACCCGCTGCACGCCGTGTTGACAGCAGTCCAACGGGGCCTCCACTCCGCGGCACTTGTCCCCTACATTCGCGACGTTCACGACAGTTTGCAATTGATCAGCGAAGAGGTATCCGCGCAACGCGACTTGCTCGCCACCATCCTGCAGGCCAACATTGCGGTGATCTCGGTCGAGCAGACCAGGGTCAGTGTGCAGCAAAGCACCACGATGGAACGGCTGACGATCCTTGCGACAGTGTTTCTGCCTCTGACGTTCATCACCGGATTCTTCGGACAAAATTTCGACTGGCTCGTTGGAAATATCACCGGTTTGGCCCGATTCGTCGAGTTTGGAATCGGGGGGCTGTTGATCCCGCTCGTCTTGTTGTGGATCTGGCTGCGCAAGGCCCGCCTCGCCGATATCGGCCCACCTCGGCCGCCACAGACGGCCGCGAATCCGGCCAGCACCCGGCCGCGGCTCTCACCGCCGGAGTCCTAA
- a CDS encoding AMP-binding protein: MFDIDYSLLDVPRQARPEDPEAYLRTAIAWHFGADTGSPFWLRLAATLDFDPLTDVRTFADLRRFPNLVDELRNVPVEDLIPRGYGAPAPIPRIFESGGTTGAPKRTAQLPDWVEQVTRWQVEDFTAGGFVPGRGLLCLMPSGPHGVGHFDRVVAERLGSTFHPIDLDPRWVKKLAARNATAEMAAYVDHVLEQARHVLETQDVVNLHATPPLVEAITRDLGLVEMVNSKIRYLLLSGAHVDIDTLDLLRQIFPEATIAMAFGSTMVLSQAATRVEGDAIVFDPRSPYVFFWVIDPDTGTEVPYGERGQVVMNHISKGMFIPNNLERDTAIRLPCPDGYIGDSVSEVAPIAVFDGEPVIEGVY; this comes from the coding sequence GTGTTTGACATCGACTACTCCCTGCTGGACGTTCCGCGCCAGGCGCGGCCTGAGGATCCCGAGGCCTACCTGCGCACCGCGATCGCCTGGCACTTCGGCGCCGACACGGGTTCGCCGTTCTGGCTTCGTTTGGCGGCGACGCTTGATTTCGACCCGCTGACCGACGTGCGCACGTTCGCCGATCTGCGCCGGTTTCCCAACCTGGTCGACGAACTACGTAACGTCCCCGTCGAGGACCTCATCCCCCGCGGTTACGGCGCGCCCGCGCCGATCCCACGGATCTTCGAATCCGGTGGCACGACGGGCGCACCGAAACGCACTGCGCAGCTTCCGGATTGGGTCGAGCAGGTCACCCGCTGGCAGGTCGAAGACTTCACCGCGGGTGGGTTCGTGCCTGGCCGCGGACTGCTCTGCCTGATGCCGAGCGGTCCGCACGGTGTCGGGCACTTCGATCGTGTCGTCGCCGAACGGCTGGGCTCGACGTTTCATCCGATCGACCTCGATCCGCGTTGGGTGAAGAAGCTGGCCGCGCGCAATGCGACGGCAGAGATGGCTGCCTACGTCGACCATGTGCTGGAGCAGGCGCGGCATGTGTTGGAGACCCAGGACGTCGTAAACCTGCATGCGACACCGCCGTTGGTGGAGGCGATCACCCGCGACCTCGGGTTGGTCGAAATGGTGAATAGCAAAATCCGCTACCTGTTGCTCAGCGGCGCCCATGTGGATATCGACACCCTCGACTTGCTCCGGCAGATCTTCCCGGAGGCGACCATCGCCATGGCATTCGGCAGCACGATGGTGCTGTCGCAGGCGGCGACGCGGGTGGAAGGCGACGCGATTGTTTTCGATCCCCGGTCGCCGTACGTTTTCTTCTGGGTGATCGACCCGGACACCGGTACCGAGGTGCCGTACGGAGAACGCGGTCAGGTGGTGATGAACCACATCAGCAAGGGCATGTTCATCCCCAACAACCTCGAGCGCGACACCGCGATCCGACTCCCTTGCCCCGACGGGTACATTGGCGACTCGGTCAGCGAGGTTGCGCCCATCGCCGTCTTCGACGGTGAACCAGTCATCGAGGGCGTGTACTGA
- a CDS encoding SDR family oxidoreductase yields the protein MPNRTVFITGAAAGIGRATALTFAKKGYTVGGYDIDEVGLKALADEMDQLGATAIVGHLDVTDSDEMARRVGEFAQAAGGRLDVMINNAGILLAGRFEDIDVARHLREIDINAKGVVNGLHAAFPYLRDTANSVVVNLSSASAIYGQAELANYSATKFFVRGITEALDIEWQRYGIRVIAMWPLYVQTAMTDHIKTGTTESLGIRLTAQDVADAIAKAVEPSRLRRAMHQVHFPVGSQTKAMVAGSRFSPAWLTRLVNKRLAQSAS from the coding sequence ATGCCCAATCGAACCGTGTTCATTACCGGAGCCGCCGCCGGAATCGGCCGCGCAACCGCGCTGACCTTCGCGAAGAAGGGCTACACCGTCGGCGGTTACGACATCGACGAGGTCGGCCTCAAAGCCTTGGCCGACGAGATGGACCAGCTTGGCGCAACCGCGATCGTCGGGCATCTCGACGTCACCGATAGTGACGAAATGGCGCGGCGGGTCGGCGAATTCGCGCAGGCGGCCGGCGGCCGGCTCGACGTGATGATCAACAACGCCGGCATCCTGTTGGCGGGCCGCTTCGAGGACATCGACGTCGCAAGGCATCTGCGAGAGATCGATATCAACGCCAAAGGCGTCGTCAACGGACTGCACGCCGCGTTCCCGTACCTGCGTGACACCGCCAACTCAGTCGTCGTCAATCTGTCCTCCGCGTCGGCGATTTACGGTCAGGCCGAACTCGCCAACTACAGCGCCACCAAGTTCTTCGTCCGCGGCATCACCGAGGCACTCGACATCGAATGGCAGCGGTACGGCATCCGGGTCATCGCGATGTGGCCGCTGTATGTGCAGACCGCGATGACGGACCACATCAAAACCGGCACCACCGAGTCGCTCGGGATCCGGCTGACGGCCCAGGACGTCGCCGACGCGATCGCCAAGGCCGTCGAGCCGTCGCGGCTGCGCCGGGCCATGCACCAGGTGCACTTCCCCGTCGGTTCGCAAACCAAGGCCATGGTGGCCGGTTCGCGGTTCTCACCTGCGTGGCTGACCCGACTGGTCAACAAGCGGCTCGCGCAGTCGGCGAGTTAA
- a CDS encoding Dyp-type peroxidase, translating to MTTLELDDIQHILLTRTPAITGRYEFLTFDTPAGGRAWLAELLDKVQSAADVQATMDESDRWVTLAFTWSGLRALGVSDESLATFPDEFREGMAARASILGDTGPAAPERWVGGVAGDDMHAIAILFSRTEEQYKRSIDEHDKLLARTDGVRSLSYLDLNATPPFNYAHDHFGFRDRLSQPVMKGSGEEPTPGSGDALEPGEFILGYPDENGPVANLPQPEVLSRNGSYMAYRRLEEHVAAFRDYLRENADSPDGEELLAAKFMGRWRSGAPLVLAPDKDDPELGADPMRNNDYNYKEMDPFGYACPLGSHARRLNPRDTAHYMNRRRMIRRGATYGPALPEGAPDDGADRGIAAFIICADLVRQFEFAQNVWINDKTFHELGNEHDPISGTQDGTLDFTVPKRPIRKVHKGIPAFTTLTGGAYFFLPGMNALRYLASLDS from the coding sequence ATGACGACGCTCGAACTCGACGATATCCAACACATCCTGCTTACCCGCACACCGGCAATCACAGGACGCTATGAGTTTTTGACGTTCGACACGCCAGCTGGTGGCCGCGCCTGGCTCGCCGAGCTGCTCGACAAGGTGCAGTCCGCGGCCGACGTGCAGGCGACCATGGACGAGTCGGATCGCTGGGTTACGTTGGCATTCACGTGGAGTGGTCTTCGAGCGCTTGGTGTTTCCGACGAGTCCCTGGCCACCTTCCCCGATGAGTTTCGGGAGGGCATGGCGGCTCGCGCCAGCATCCTCGGCGATACCGGTCCTGCCGCTCCCGAGCGCTGGGTTGGCGGCGTAGCCGGTGACGATATGCACGCGATCGCGATCTTGTTCTCGCGCACCGAGGAGCAGTACAAGCGCTCCATCGATGAGCACGACAAGCTGCTGGCCCGAACTGACGGCGTGCGGTCGCTGTCGTATCTCGATCTCAATGCGACGCCGCCGTTCAACTACGCCCACGATCACTTCGGCTTCCGCGATCGACTCTCGCAGCCGGTAATGAAGGGGTCCGGTGAGGAACCGACACCCGGGTCCGGCGACGCGTTGGAGCCCGGCGAGTTCATCCTCGGCTATCCCGACGAGAACGGTCCTGTCGCCAATCTTCCTCAGCCCGAGGTGTTGTCGCGCAACGGCAGCTACATGGCGTACCGGCGACTGGAGGAGCACGTCGCTGCGTTCCGCGACTATCTGCGTGAGAACGCTGACAGCCCCGACGGCGAGGAACTGCTCGCCGCGAAATTCATGGGCCGCTGGCGCAGCGGTGCCCCGCTGGTGCTCGCACCGGACAAAGACGATCCCGAATTGGGCGCAGATCCGATGCGCAACAACGACTACAACTACAAAGAAATGGATCCTTTCGGATACGCATGCCCGCTGGGATCGCACGCGCGCAGGCTCAATCCACGCGACACTGCCCACTACATGAACCGTCGCCGGATGATCCGGCGCGGCGCCACCTACGGACCCGCGCTTCCCGAAGGCGCACCCGACGACGGCGCGGACCGCGGCATCGCCGCATTTATCATCTGCGCCGATCTTGTCCGCCAATTCGAATTCGCCCAGAACGTGTGGATCAACGACAAGACGTTCCACGAGCTCGGCAATGAGCACGACCCGATCAGCGGCACGCAGGACGGCACGCTGGACTTCACCGTCCCCAAACGACCGATCCGTAAGGTACACAAGGGGATTCCCGCGTTCACCACGCTCACCGGCGGGGCCTACTTCTTCCTTCCCGGGATGAACGCGCTGCGCTACCTCGCCTCGCTCGACAGCTAG
- the lysE gene encoding L-lysine exporter, with amino-acid sequence MSSPLIVGFIASFTLIAAIGAQNAFVLRQGIRREHVLAVVALCTVSDIVLISAGIAGVGTLISAHPSAVTLVKFGGALFLIGYGLLAASRAWRPSSLTASESAPARLLDVLLTCAAMTFLNPHVYLDTVVLLGALANEHRDQRWLFGVGAVTASAVWFFSLGLGARQLAGLFAKPMTWRILDGLIAAMMIALGVSLVLS; translated from the coding sequence ATGAGCTCGCCCCTGATCGTCGGCTTCATCGCCTCGTTCACGCTGATCGCCGCAATCGGCGCGCAGAACGCCTTCGTGCTGCGCCAGGGCATCCGCCGCGAGCACGTCCTAGCCGTCGTCGCGCTGTGCACGGTGTCCGACATCGTGCTGATCTCGGCCGGCATCGCCGGCGTCGGCACGCTCATCAGCGCCCACCCCAGTGCCGTGACCCTCGTCAAATTCGGCGGGGCCCTCTTTCTCATCGGCTACGGACTGCTGGCCGCTAGCCGCGCGTGGCGCCCCTCGTCACTGACTGCGTCGGAATCCGCGCCGGCGCGACTGCTCGACGTACTTCTCACGTGCGCCGCGATGACATTCCTCAATCCGCACGTCTACCTCGACACTGTGGTGTTGCTCGGCGCGCTGGCCAACGAGCATCGTGACCAACGCTGGCTCTTCGGTGTTGGCGCGGTAACCGCCAGCGCAGTGTGGTTTTTCAGCCTCGGCTTGGGGGCACGCCAATTAGCCGGACTCTTCGCCAAGCCGATGACATGGCGCATCCTTGACGGCTTGATCGCCGCCATGATGATCGCGCTTGGAGTGTCATTGGTCTTGTCCTAG
- a CDS encoding S1C family serine protease, which translates to MSNRDQPSSDKSSPRAVSRPPVDASTQRAFGRPAGVDSSFSGSDEHRDQGEYTPTNQAPQAVLAEAFGPTLVSDPQDDDNAQPADVPSAAAETTVPAAPPSVVHAVPREKLGVRDILFGGRLSRPAMVVLAALAIVIGLGGGWVGRKTAEVIEAFTTPKVTLNTTDTSHLPAGQMAKVAAAVADSVVTIQAISDSAGSQGSGVVVDGRGYIVTNNHVISEAAASPDKFKLTVIFNDGKETPANLVGRDPETDLAVLKVDNVDKLTVARLGDSSKLRVGDQVMAAGAPLGLRSTDTQGIISALHRAVPLSGEGSDTKTVIDAVQTDASINHGNSGGPLVNMDSEVIGINSASKSLSDSASGLGFAIPVNEVKSVIEVLIRDGKIAHASLGIMAESVNDSGTGGARVTKVNPNSAAQRAGLAEKDIIVKLGDRKVNSLDELTVAVRQLTIGQDAPVDVLRDGKPVTLTIKPDAKKSS; encoded by the coding sequence GTGTCCAATCGCGACCAGCCCAGCAGCGACAAGTCGTCGCCGCGGGCTGTTTCGCGTCCACCCGTCGACGCGTCGACGCAGCGCGCGTTCGGCCGGCCCGCCGGCGTCGACAGCTCGTTCTCGGGTTCCGACGAGCATCGCGACCAGGGCGAATACACGCCGACCAACCAGGCGCCACAGGCGGTGCTCGCTGAGGCGTTCGGCCCGACACTGGTGTCCGATCCCCAAGACGACGACAACGCTCAGCCGGCCGACGTGCCTAGCGCCGCCGCCGAGACCACTGTCCCCGCGGCACCGCCATCCGTCGTCCACGCCGTTCCACGCGAGAAGCTCGGCGTGCGCGACATCCTGTTCGGCGGCAGGCTGTCGCGTCCCGCGATGGTGGTCCTTGCTGCCTTGGCGATCGTGATCGGCCTTGGCGGTGGCTGGGTCGGGCGCAAGACCGCGGAGGTCATCGAGGCCTTCACCACCCCCAAGGTCACCCTCAACACCACCGACACCAGCCATCTACCTGCTGGTCAGATGGCGAAAGTCGCTGCAGCCGTTGCTGATTCGGTGGTCACGATCCAAGCGATCAGCGATTCGGCGGGTTCACAGGGCTCTGGCGTGGTCGTCGACGGACGCGGCTACATCGTCACCAATAACCACGTGATCTCCGAAGCGGCAGCCAGCCCTGACAAGTTCAAGCTGACGGTGATCTTCAACGACGGCAAGGAGACGCCGGCCAATCTCGTCGGACGCGATCCCGAGACCGACCTGGCGGTGCTCAAGGTCGATAACGTCGACAAGCTGACCGTTGCGCGGCTCGGCGACTCGAGCAAGCTCCGCGTCGGCGATCAGGTGATGGCCGCGGGTGCGCCGCTGGGCCTGCGCAGCACGGATACCCAGGGCATCATCAGCGCGTTGCACCGGGCGGTGCCACTGTCCGGTGAGGGCTCCGATACCAAGACCGTCATCGACGCTGTGCAGACCGACGCGTCGATCAACCACGGCAACTCCGGCGGCCCGCTGGTCAACATGGACTCCGAGGTGATCGGCATCAACTCCGCCAGCAAGTCGCTGTCCGACAGTGCCAGCGGCCTTGGCTTCGCGATCCCGGTGAACGAGGTGAAATCCGTCATCGAGGTGCTGATCCGCGACGGCAAGATCGCTCACGCGTCGCTCGGCATCATGGCGGAATCGGTGAACGACAGCGGAACAGGCGGGGCCAGGGTGACCAAGGTGAACCCCAACAGTGCCGCCCAACGAGCCGGCCTCGCGGAGAAGGACATCATCGTCAAGCTCGGCGACCGCAAGGTCAACAGTCTCGACGAGCTCACCGTCGCGGTTCGTCAGCTGACGATCGGTCAGGATGCGCCGGTCGATGTGCTCCGCGACGGCAAGCCCGTCACGCTGACCATCAAGCCGGACGCGAAGAAGTCTTCCTAG
- a CDS encoding acyl-CoA-like ligand-binding transcription factor: protein MGATNQILGLRDRKKIKTREAIRREAMRLIGENGYANTTVEQIAEAAEVSPSTFFRYFPSKEMVLMANDLDLVTIEALEQQPPDLPSLQAFRRALEITMATLSEAEWRFERARLRMVLSIPELKAAQFDEYRHTVAALTEADCRRTGREPDDFEVRVFVGALAGGLMAVLDHASGIPERMYRALDFMESGMPLRSNNSHS from the coding sequence ATGGGGGCCACTAATCAAATCCTTGGTTTGCGGGACCGTAAGAAGATCAAGACCCGCGAGGCCATCCGCCGCGAGGCTATGCGGCTGATCGGGGAAAACGGCTACGCCAACACCACGGTCGAGCAGATCGCGGAGGCGGCGGAAGTCTCACCGAGCACCTTCTTCCGGTACTTCCCGTCCAAGGAAATGGTGCTGATGGCCAACGATCTCGACCTCGTCACCATCGAGGCACTCGAACAGCAGCCGCCCGATCTGCCGTCCTTGCAGGCTTTTCGCCGCGCGCTCGAGATCACCATGGCGACCCTTTCCGAGGCCGAGTGGCGGTTCGAGCGAGCTCGGTTGCGAATGGTGCTGTCGATCCCCGAGCTAAAAGCCGCCCAGTTCGACGAGTATCGCCACACCGTTGCCGCGCTAACCGAAGCGGACTGTCGCCGGACCGGGCGCGAACCCGACGACTTCGAGGTGCGGGTATTCGTCGGCGCACTCGCAGGCGGCCTGATGGCCGTCCTCGATCACGCATCGGGGATACCTGAGCGAATGTATCGGGCGCTGGACTTCATGGAATCCGGTATGCCGTTGCGGTCGAACAACAGCCACTCCTGA